Proteins co-encoded in one Acidisarcina sp. genomic window:
- a CDS encoding tetratricopeptide repeat protein, with protein MPSLLFMEIDLRDLRVYDLNVMTRKYRLVITGIGILLGSALCFAQATGDKQREIDLHTRKAQALLLEKKPDLAIPELQALVKLDPANADAQANLGVLLFFRQDYKNALPHLQDALKLHPGLWKIQALLGMCERRTGEDEAGRTDLEAAFPQLSETKIRTEVGLELIESYTATGDLDKAATTVSVLRALDPANASILYAAYRIYSDQAGEAGLSLAITDPESAQVHQMMAHELARQGDTQAAIANFREALKIDPKLPGLHFELAEILNSLDTEAGHKEAEIEYKAALAANPFDGKSECKLGELADKHGDEKLAIAHYSHALELRPDDTDAMLGLARIYVANQQSDKALPLLEHAVQLDPTSAVAHFRLGTLYRHAGRTADAEREIEQYKKYKEMKEKLREAYKKMRLPANAKDAVPDAEK; from the coding sequence TTGCCGTCTCTCCTTTTTATGGAGATCGATCTCCGCGATCTGCGTGTATATGATTTGAATGTGATGACTCGAAAATATCGCCTCGTAATCACTGGAATCGGTATTCTGCTGGGCTCCGCACTGTGCTTTGCGCAGGCAACCGGCGACAAGCAGCGTGAGATCGACCTGCATACGCGAAAGGCGCAGGCTCTGCTTCTCGAAAAGAAGCCTGACCTCGCGATACCCGAACTGCAGGCGCTGGTCAAGCTCGACCCAGCCAATGCCGATGCCCAGGCAAACCTCGGTGTACTTTTGTTTTTTCGCCAGGACTACAAGAATGCTCTTCCTCATCTGCAGGATGCCCTCAAGCTGCATCCAGGCCTATGGAAGATACAGGCATTGCTCGGCATGTGTGAACGGAGGACAGGGGAGGACGAGGCTGGTCGTACCGATCTGGAAGCAGCCTTCCCACAGTTATCGGAAACCAAGATACGCACCGAAGTCGGCCTGGAGCTGATTGAGAGTTACACGGCTACCGGAGACCTAGACAAAGCAGCGACTACAGTATCCGTTCTCCGAGCCCTAGACCCTGCCAATGCCAGTATCCTTTACGCGGCCTATCGCATCTATTCGGATCAGGCAGGCGAAGCGGGATTGTCCTTAGCTATAACCGATCCGGAGTCTGCCCAGGTACATCAGATGATGGCGCATGAGTTAGCTCGCCAGGGGGATACTCAAGCCGCGATTGCTAACTTCCGTGAAGCTCTCAAGATCGATCCGAAGTTACCCGGACTTCATTTTGAGCTGGCGGAGATTCTGAATTCTTTGGATACGGAGGCTGGTCATAAAGAGGCTGAGATCGAGTACAAAGCCGCTCTGGCTGCGAATCCATTCGATGGAAAATCAGAGTGCAAGCTGGGAGAGCTTGCGGATAAGCATGGCGATGAGAAACTAGCGATCGCGCATTATTCGCATGCTCTCGAACTGCGGCCGGATGACACAGACGCGATGCTGGGGCTTGCCCGGATATATGTCGCGAATCAGCAGTCTGATAAAGCTCTCCCGCTGCTGGAGCATGCCGTACAGCTAGATCCAACCAGTGCTGTTGCACACTTCCGGCTCGGCACTCTCTATCGTCATGCAGGACGCACTGCCGATGCAGAGCGCGAGATTGAGCAATACAAAAAGTACAAGGAGATGAAGGAAAAATTGCGCGAGGCATATAAGAAAATGCGCTTGCCGGCAAATGCCAAGGATGCAGTTCCCGATGCCGAGAAGTGA